One segment of Gemmatimonadaceae bacterium DNA contains the following:
- the hisS gene encoding histidine--tRNA ligase yields MSRSALPGFRDFYPQELAERAYVMNAWREVARRYGFVEYDGPPLEPLELYTAKSGEEIVGQLYVFEDKGGRKVALRPEMTPTFARMVGAKLNSLRKPVRWFSMPQLFRYERQQKGRLREHFQLNVDIVGESDVAADAELLALAIDVMRELGLTASDVRARVSDRRLIGALLAHFDIADEQQPLVYAVLDKLDREPRSALERRLTDGGLAPHTVGSLFEAVGAKDLDELRVRLGGVRALDEHFDNLRRYFELLGSLGVAEWVQLDLSVVRGLAYYTGIVFELFDTAGEFRAICGGGRYDDLLATLGGTAAPALGFGMGDVVLSELLRSRKLMPALEPAIDYWVASDDEALLPDVMSVAGRLRRHGHSVEYSLKAQQLARQLKAAASAGAAQVVILLRDQWSGGAGTATLKNLADGSERVVHGDELFNIPV; encoded by the coding sequence ATGTCACGGTCGGCGCTGCCAGGGTTTCGGGATTTCTATCCGCAGGAGCTCGCCGAGCGCGCCTACGTAATGAATGCGTGGCGCGAGGTCGCGCGGCGGTACGGCTTCGTGGAGTACGACGGCCCGCCGCTCGAGCCGCTGGAGCTGTACACCGCCAAGAGCGGCGAGGAGATCGTCGGTCAGCTGTACGTCTTCGAGGACAAGGGCGGCCGGAAGGTGGCGCTCCGCCCCGAGATGACGCCGACTTTCGCGCGGATGGTCGGCGCGAAGCTGAACTCGCTGCGCAAGCCGGTGCGCTGGTTCTCCATGCCGCAGCTGTTCCGCTACGAGCGGCAGCAGAAGGGGCGGCTGCGGGAGCATTTCCAGCTCAACGTGGACATCGTCGGCGAGTCCGACGTCGCGGCCGATGCCGAGCTGCTCGCGCTGGCGATCGACGTGATGCGCGAGCTGGGACTGACCGCGAGCGACGTCCGCGCGCGCGTGTCGGACCGGCGTCTGATCGGTGCCCTTCTCGCGCACTTCGACATCGCGGACGAGCAGCAGCCGCTCGTGTACGCGGTGCTCGACAAGCTCGACCGGGAGCCGCGCTCCGCGCTGGAGCGGCGCCTGACCGACGGCGGCCTCGCGCCGCACACCGTCGGCTCGCTGTTCGAGGCGGTCGGGGCAAAGGACCTCGACGAGCTCCGCGTCCGGTTGGGCGGGGTGCGCGCGTTGGACGAGCACTTCGACAACTTGCGGCGGTACTTCGAGCTGCTCGGCTCGCTCGGCGTCGCCGAGTGGGTCCAGCTCGACCTCTCGGTGGTTCGCGGCCTCGCGTACTACACGGGGATAGTCTTCGAGCTGTTCGACACGGCGGGCGAGTTCCGCGCGATCTGCGGCGGCGGACGGTACGACGATCTGCTCGCGACGCTTGGCGGGACGGCGGCACCGGCGCTCGGATTCGGCATGGGCGACGTGGTGCTGAGCGAGCTGCTCCGGTCCCGCAAGCTGATGCCCGCGCTCGAGCCGGCCATCGACTACTGGGTCGCGTCCGACGACGAGGCGCTTCTCCCGGACGTGATGTCCGTGGCGGGGCGCCTGCGCAGGCACGGCCACAGCGTGGAGTATTCGCTCAAAGCCCAGCAGCTGGCGCGGCAGCTCAAGGCCGCGGCAAGCGCGGGGGCGGCCCAAGTGGTTATTCTCCTGCGCGACCAGTGGAGCGGCGGCGCCGGCACGGCGACCCTGAAAAACCTGGCCGATGGCAGCGAGCGCGTCGTCCACGGCGACGAGCTCTTCAACATCCCGGTGTAA
- the rodA gene encoding rod shape-determining protein RodA, translated as MARRIVADYPLVLTALALSLLGSAMVYSAGRTDVPTYVAGLYKPQIVWVILGLLTAYGITRTSVRLIQWLTVPAYALSLFLLALTLVIGTGAGTAAGTKSWLAIGGVRIGQPAELAKITVVLMLAQVLAARRESPSSLLDLWKPAIIVAVPWLMIMAQPDLGSGIAFIGIFFAMLYWSGVAWPLLLLLASPAISLVLSFSTGLWGAWFLVLLALVLYYRPFLVEGIVLMLANVATGVVAPVLWEKLKPYQQNRLRVFIDPSFDPRASGYQVIQSKISIGSGGFFGKGFTEGTQKRLAFLPAQHTDFIFAVLGEELGFIGVMFTLTLLTVLLLRATKIAARANDAFGGLVAFGLMASWMVHIIVNVGMTLNLMPITGIPLPFFSYGGSFMLATWLAVGILLRISGEGRGRGGARVN; from the coding sequence ATGGCCCGGCGGATTGTAGCGGACTATCCGCTCGTCCTCACAGCGCTCGCACTATCGCTGCTGGGAAGCGCGATGGTGTATTCGGCGGGGCGCACCGACGTCCCCACTTACGTCGCCGGTCTGTACAAGCCGCAGATCGTGTGGGTGATTCTGGGGCTGTTGACGGCGTACGGCATCACCCGGACGTCAGTGCGGCTGATCCAGTGGCTGACTGTGCCGGCGTACGCGCTGAGTCTGTTCCTGCTCGCATTGACGCTCGTTATCGGCACGGGCGCGGGCACGGCGGCGGGCACCAAGAGCTGGCTCGCCATCGGCGGCGTGCGGATCGGACAGCCGGCGGAGCTCGCGAAAATCACGGTGGTGCTGATGCTCGCGCAGGTGCTCGCGGCGCGGCGCGAGTCGCCCAGCTCCCTGCTCGATCTCTGGAAGCCGGCGATCATCGTTGCGGTGCCGTGGCTCATGATCATGGCGCAGCCCGATCTCGGCAGCGGCATCGCCTTCATCGGAATCTTCTTCGCGATGCTGTACTGGTCCGGCGTCGCGTGGCCGCTGCTGCTGCTGCTCGCCAGCCCCGCGATCAGTCTCGTCCTCTCCTTCAGCACCGGGCTGTGGGGCGCGTGGTTCCTGGTGCTGCTCGCCCTCGTGCTGTACTACCGGCCGTTTCTCGTCGAGGGGATAGTGCTGATGCTGGCGAACGTCGCCACCGGCGTCGTCGCCCCGGTCCTGTGGGAGAAGCTCAAGCCGTACCAGCAGAACCGGCTGCGCGTGTTCATCGATCCCTCGTTCGACCCGCGGGCGTCGGGCTACCAGGTGATTCAGTCGAAGATCTCGATCGGCTCCGGCGGCTTCTTCGGCAAGGGATTCACGGAGGGCACCCAGAAACGGCTCGCATTCCTCCCGGCGCAGCACACGGACTTCATCTTCGCCGTGCTGGGGGAGGAGCTGGGCTTCATCGGGGTGATGTTCACGCTCACGCTGCTGACGGTGCTGCTGTTGCGCGCCACCAAGATTGCGGCCCGGGCGAACGACGCCTTCGGCGGACTGGTGGCATTCGGGCTCATGGCGAGCTGGATGGTCCACATCATCGTGAACGTGGGCATGACCCTCAACCTGATGCCCATCACCGGCATCCCGTTGCCTTTCTTCAGCTACGGCGGGTCGTTCATGCTGGCGACCTGGCTGGCGGTGGGGATCCTGCTCCGCATCTCGGGCGAAGGGCGCGGGCGGGGCGGGGCGAGGGTAAATTAA
- a CDS encoding metallophosphoesterase: protein MRVGVLADTHDRLPAIEQLVERLVASGVSMVMHAGDYCSAFSLAPFRQANMAVLGVFGRNDGDREGLKAFADQSMGTELYESPHSFEVGGYRIMLVHELGEINRRSIEAHEFVLYGATHRQDTRTVGETLLLNPGEACGWLHGECTGAILDLETREVEIITVSGNQ from the coding sequence GTGAGAGTCGGGGTGCTGGCGGACACGCATGACCGCCTGCCGGCGATCGAGCAGCTCGTGGAGAGGCTCGTGGCCTCGGGCGTGAGCATGGTGATGCACGCCGGCGATTACTGCTCGGCGTTCTCGCTCGCTCCGTTCCGGCAGGCGAACATGGCGGTGCTCGGCGTGTTCGGCCGCAACGACGGGGATCGCGAGGGTCTCAAGGCGTTCGCGGACCAGTCCATGGGGACCGAGCTGTACGAGTCGCCGCACAGCTTCGAGGTCGGCGGCTACCGGATCATGCTCGTGCACGAGCTGGGCGAGATCAACCGCCGGTCCATTGAGGCCCACGAGTTCGTGCTGTACGGCGCGACGCACCGGCAGGACACGCGCACGGTGGGCGAGACCCTGCTGCTGAACCCCGGTGAGGCGTGCGGCTGGCTGCACGGCGAGTGCACGGGCGCGATACTGGATCTGGAGACGCGCGAGGTAGAGATCATCACGGTATCCGGTAACCAGTGA
- the proS gene encoding proline--tRNA ligase: protein MADDKKLTPRAEDFSAWYNELVLKAELADYAPVRGCMIIRPAGYGIWERMQRQLDDMFKATGHVNAYFPLFIPESFLKKEERHVKGFAPEVAVVTHGGGKQLDEPLVVRPTSETIIYAMFAKWIQSYRDLPLLMNQWANVVRWEMRTRLFLRTLEFLWQEGHTAHATHDEAEEEARRMLGVYSDFMEGWMAMPVVTGVKTDAEKFAGALRTFSCEAMMQDNRALQAGTSHNLGQNFAKAFDVTFQSEGGTVEYVWNTSWGVSTRLVGALVMTHGDDVGLRTPPLLAPIEIVIVPIWKSEDDRDRVFEAASRLRTSLVEWERRDPHRLRVHLDDREGMTPGAKYYEWELRGVPLRIELGPRDLDKNQAVLVRRDDRSKKPVSLDAIGEEAAELLVAIQDAMLEAARDRREKNSHRGRITYDEFRAIMEGPGGFVYAGWCGSGACEAKVKEDTKATIRVLPDEEFCSAEPPATCLACGAASQSEALWARAY from the coding sequence ATGGCAGACGACAAGAAGCTGACTCCGCGCGCGGAGGACTTTAGCGCGTGGTACAACGAGCTGGTACTGAAGGCGGAGCTGGCGGACTACGCGCCGGTGCGCGGCTGCATGATCATCAGGCCGGCGGGGTACGGCATCTGGGAGCGGATGCAGCGGCAGCTCGACGACATGTTCAAGGCCACGGGCCACGTGAACGCGTACTTCCCGCTGTTCATTCCGGAGAGTTTTCTCAAGAAGGAAGAGCGGCACGTCAAGGGGTTCGCGCCGGAAGTCGCCGTCGTTACGCACGGCGGCGGCAAGCAGCTCGACGAGCCGCTCGTCGTAAGGCCGACGTCGGAGACGATCATCTACGCGATGTTCGCCAAGTGGATCCAGAGCTATCGCGACCTCCCGCTGCTCATGAACCAGTGGGCCAACGTCGTACGCTGGGAGATGCGCACCCGTCTGTTCCTGCGCACGCTCGAATTCCTCTGGCAGGAGGGCCACACCGCCCACGCCACGCATGACGAAGCCGAGGAGGAAGCGCGGAGGATGCTCGGCGTGTACAGCGACTTCATGGAAGGGTGGATGGCGATGCCGGTGGTGACCGGCGTCAAGACCGACGCCGAGAAGTTCGCCGGCGCGCTGCGCACGTTCTCGTGCGAGGCGATGATGCAGGACAACCGCGCGCTGCAGGCGGGAACGTCGCACAACCTCGGGCAGAACTTCGCCAAGGCGTTCGACGTGACGTTCCAGAGCGAAGGCGGAACCGTGGAGTACGTCTGGAACACGAGCTGGGGAGTGTCCACCCGGCTCGTCGGCGCACTGGTGATGACGCACGGCGACGACGTCGGGTTGCGCACGCCGCCGCTCTTGGCGCCGATCGAGATAGTGATCGTTCCGATCTGGAAATCGGAGGACGACCGCGACCGCGTGTTCGAGGCGGCGAGCCGGCTTCGGACGTCCCTCGTGGAGTGGGAGCGGCGCGATCCGCACCGGCTGCGCGTGCACCTCGACGACCGCGAGGGTATGACGCCCGGCGCCAAGTACTACGAGTGGGAGCTGCGCGGCGTGCCGCTGCGCATCGAGCTGGGACCGCGCGACCTGGACAAGAACCAGGCGGTCCTCGTCCGGCGCGACGACCGGAGCAAAAAGCCGGTCTCGCTCGACGCGATCGGCGAAGAAGCGGCGGAGCTGCTCGTGGCCATTCAGGACGCGATGCTCGAGGCCGCGCGCGACCGGCGCGAGAAGAACAGCCATCGCGGCAGGATCACGTACGACGAGTTCCGCGCGATAATGGAAGGTCCCGGCGGATTCGTGTACGCCGGCTGGTGCGGCTCGGGCGCTTGCGAGGCCAAGGTCAAGGAAGACACCAAGGCCACGATCCGCGTCCTTCCCGACGAAGAGTTCTGCTCCGCCGAGCCGCCGGCGACGTGCCTGGCCTGCGGCGCCGCCTCGCAATCCGAGGCACTTTGGGCGAGAGCGTACTGA
- the lysA gene encoding diaminopimelate decarboxylase, which translates to MGESVLTAGFGRVDGTLHCDGVPLDALAARVGTPSYVYSAQSIREQYARLSEAFAGIPHRLHYSVKANSSLAILALLRELGAGVDIVSGGELFRALRAGYSGSGIVFSGVGKTEAEIEEALTADVLLINIESEEELRLVDEVAGRMKVRARIALRINPEVTVDTPHPYTRTGEKGMKFGIPHDEAVRVASVALGLGHVLLVGIDMHVGSQIALFGPYEMGLQRLLALLEQMLAAGASDIRYIDIGGGLAVTYDTERPIDVAQLGARTAAMLAGSGLELIVEPGRFIVGNAGVLLTKVLYRKRSGGKEYVIIDAGMNDLLRPSHYNAYHRIEPVTPVGGRIVADVVGPVCESGDFFALNREIDDVSAGDILAVHSAGAYGFVMASQYNSRPKAAEVMVDGDRYGVVTERESYDDLIRGEHVTPRWSAL; encoded by the coding sequence TTGGGCGAGAGCGTACTGACGGCCGGCTTCGGTCGTGTCGACGGAACGCTGCACTGCGACGGCGTGCCGCTCGACGCGTTGGCGGCGCGAGTGGGGACGCCGTCGTACGTCTACAGCGCGCAGAGCATCCGCGAGCAGTACGCGCGCCTGAGCGAAGCTTTCGCGGGCATACCCCACCGTTTGCACTACAGCGTGAAGGCCAACTCCAGTCTCGCGATCCTGGCGCTCCTGCGCGAGCTGGGCGCGGGCGTGGACATCGTCTCGGGCGGGGAGCTGTTTCGCGCGCTGCGTGCCGGCTACTCCGGGAGCGGGATCGTGTTCAGCGGAGTGGGGAAGACCGAAGCCGAGATCGAGGAGGCGCTGACCGCCGACGTCCTGCTGATCAACATCGAGTCGGAGGAGGAGCTGCGGCTGGTGGACGAGGTAGCGGGGAGGATGAAGGTGCGCGCGCGGATCGCGCTGCGCATCAATCCCGAGGTCACCGTTGACACGCCGCACCCGTACACGCGCACCGGCGAGAAGGGGATGAAGTTCGGCATCCCGCACGACGAGGCGGTGCGCGTCGCGTCGGTGGCGCTGGGGCTCGGGCACGTCCTGCTCGTCGGCATCGACATGCACGTCGGCTCGCAGATCGCGCTGTTCGGTCCGTACGAGATGGGGCTGCAGCGGCTGCTCGCGCTGCTCGAGCAGATGCTGGCGGCGGGCGCGTCGGACATCCGGTACATCGACATCGGCGGCGGGCTCGCAGTCACGTACGACACCGAACGGCCGATCGACGTCGCGCAGTTAGGCGCGCGCACTGCCGCCATGCTCGCGGGCAGCGGACTGGAGCTGATCGTGGAGCCGGGCCGGTTCATCGTCGGGAACGCCGGAGTGCTGCTGACGAAGGTCCTGTACCGGAAGCGCAGCGGCGGGAAGGAGTACGTCATCATCGACGCGGGGATGAACGATCTCCTCCGCCCGTCCCACTACAACGCGTACCACCGGATCGAGCCGGTCACGCCGGTCGGCGGCCGGATCGTCGCCGACGTCGTCGGCCCGGTGTGCGAGAGCGGGGATTTCTTCGCGCTCAACCGCGAAATTGACGATGTTTCCGCTGGCGACATTCTCGCCGTGCACTCGGCGGGCGCGTACGGCTTCGTGATGGCGTCGCAGTACAACTCGCGGCCGAAAGCCGCGGAGGTGATGGTGGACGGAGACCGGTACGGCGTGGTGACGGAGCGGGAGAGCTACGACGACCTGATCAGGGGCGAGCACGTGACCCCGCGCTGGAGCGCGCTGTGA
- the guaA gene encoding glutamine-hydrolyzing GMP synthase → MPSRILILDFGAQYTQLIARRVREARVYSEIHPPTRDLTWIRDWAPDGIILSGGPSSVYGEGAPLIDKALLDVAPVLGICYGMQVIAHVSGGEVKRGGKREYGRAEMTVTDADTLFSGFDEGEPVTVWMSHGDHVEQPPPEFTVIATSRSNPVTAFRHRSKPIFGVQFHPEVAHTPRGTEIISNFLFEACKAEPTWTAGAFIESEITKIQEQAGSARVICGLSGGVDSSVAAALVHRAIGDQLTCIYVDTGLMRLHETEQVERTFRQHLGIELIVIDAEQRFLDALAGIEEPEEKRRRIGHTFIDVFEDAAASIGDAQFLVQGTLYPDVIESVSAKGGPSATIKTHHNVGGLKPGMKFKLIEPLRELFKDEVRNVGRELGLPEEMVGRHPFPGPGLAIRILSDVDRAKLDTLRAADAIYLEEIRSAGLYDEIWQAFAVLLPVRSVGVMGDERTYDNVVGLRAVTSTDGMTADWFPFPPEVLGRISSRIINEVAGVNRVVYDVSSKPPATIEWE, encoded by the coding sequence TTGCCCTCCCGCATCCTCATCCTCGATTTCGGCGCGCAGTACACGCAGCTCATTGCGCGTCGAGTGCGAGAGGCGCGAGTCTACTCCGAAATCCACCCGCCGACTCGCGATCTGACGTGGATCCGGGACTGGGCGCCTGACGGGATCATCCTGAGCGGCGGCCCCAGCTCGGTGTACGGCGAGGGCGCGCCGCTCATCGATAAGGCGCTGTTGGATGTCGCTCCAGTTCTCGGAATCTGTTACGGCATGCAGGTTATCGCGCACGTCTCCGGCGGAGAGGTGAAGCGGGGAGGAAAGCGCGAGTACGGTCGCGCGGAAATGACCGTGACCGACGCGGACACGTTGTTCAGCGGCTTCGACGAAGGCGAGCCCGTCACCGTCTGGATGAGCCACGGCGACCACGTGGAGCAGCCGCCGCCGGAATTCACCGTGATCGCCACGAGTCGCTCGAACCCGGTGACGGCGTTCCGGCACCGGTCCAAGCCGATCTTCGGCGTGCAATTCCACCCCGAGGTCGCGCATACGCCGCGCGGCACCGAGATCATCTCCAACTTTCTTTTTGAGGCGTGCAAGGCCGAGCCCACCTGGACCGCCGGCGCGTTCATCGAGAGCGAGATAACGAAGATCCAGGAGCAGGCCGGATCGGCGCGAGTGATCTGCGGGCTGTCGGGCGGAGTCGACTCGTCCGTCGCCGCTGCGCTCGTCCACCGCGCAATCGGCGATCAGCTCACCTGCATCTACGTGGATACGGGACTGATGCGGCTGCACGAGACCGAGCAGGTCGAGCGCACGTTTCGCCAGCACCTCGGTATCGAGCTGATCGTCATAGACGCGGAGCAGCGGTTTCTCGACGCGCTCGCGGGAATCGAGGAGCCGGAGGAGAAGCGGCGCCGCATCGGGCACACGTTCATTGACGTGTTCGAGGACGCCGCGGCATCCATCGGCGACGCGCAGTTCCTGGTGCAGGGCACGCTGTACCCCGACGTGATCGAGTCGGTCTCGGCGAAGGGCGGACCGTCGGCGACGATCAAGACGCACCACAACGTCGGCGGCCTCAAGCCCGGGATGAAGTTCAAGTTGATAGAGCCGCTGCGCGAGCTGTTCAAGGACGAGGTGCGCAACGTCGGACGCGAGCTCGGGCTGCCCGAGGAGATGGTCGGCCGGCACCCGTTCCCGGGGCCGGGGCTGGCCATCCGGATCCTGAGCGATGTGGACCGCGCCAAGCTCGACACGCTCCGTGCGGCCGACGCGATCTACCTGGAAGAGATTCGGTCAGCCGGACTGTACGACGAGATCTGGCAGGCGTTCGCGGTGCTGCTGCCGGTGCGGAGCGTAGGAGTGATGGGGGACGAGCGGACGTACGACAACGTGGTGGGCTTGCGGGCGGTGACGAGCACGGACGGGATGACGGCGGACTGGTTCCCGTTTCCTCCCGAGGTGCTCGGCCGCATCTCGAGCCGGATCATCAACGAAGTGGCTGGCGTCAATCGGGTGGTCTACGATGTGAGCTCCAAACCGCCCGCGACGATCGAGTGGGAATAG
- a CDS encoding folylpolyglutamate synthase/dihydrofolate synthase family protein, giving the protein MFARTTGDTKLGLERTTELLRLLGDPHRRFKSFHVAGTNGKGSVVASVEALLRSREVKVATYTSPHLVDFRERIRLGGRLIAEDEVVAFIERWTPDAERIGATFFEVTTALAFDWFARQDVDVAVIETGLGGRLDATNVITPLVACVTSVSLDHTDMLGETIVQIAMEKSGIFKRGVPAVVGERKAGVARELANLAAAMGAAPVVVAAKEYDTSDVSVGPFGTDFTIERGGRFFTVRTPLIGEHQAWNTATAIAMVRAAGAAYSVPLDRCADALRDVVLPGRLDRRGKFVFDVAHNPAGVTVLVSALARMGIERPLAAVVGVLSDKDWRGMIDRLAPVVDELILTTPPTAPANRRWDPAAAADYASALGASASAVPDLAEALALAGDRGSTVLVTGSFHTVGDAMSCLQLSPMAA; this is encoded by the coding sequence CTGTTCGCGCGCACCACCGGCGACACGAAGCTCGGGCTCGAGCGCACGACCGAGCTCCTGCGCCTGCTCGGCGATCCGCACCGCCGATTCAAGTCGTTTCACGTCGCCGGAACCAACGGCAAGGGAAGCGTCGTGGCCTCGGTCGAGGCGCTCCTGCGGTCGCGCGAGGTGAAGGTGGCGACGTACACGTCGCCGCACCTCGTGGACTTCCGCGAGCGCATTCGCCTGGGCGGACGGCTCATCGCCGAAGACGAAGTCGTCGCCTTCATCGAGCGCTGGACTCCCGACGCCGAGCGGATCGGGGCGACCTTCTTCGAGGTGACCACCGCGCTCGCGTTCGACTGGTTCGCCCGGCAGGACGTGGACGTGGCCGTGATCGAGACGGGATTGGGTGGACGGCTCGACGCAACGAACGTCATCACGCCGCTCGTGGCGTGCGTCACGTCCGTCAGCCTGGATCACACCGACATGCTCGGGGAGACGATCGTGCAGATCGCGATGGAGAAGTCCGGGATCTTCAAGCGCGGCGTGCCCGCGGTCGTGGGCGAGCGCAAGGCGGGCGTCGCGCGGGAGTTGGCGAACCTCGCCGCGGCGATGGGGGCGGCGCCTGTCGTCGTGGCGGCGAAGGAGTACGACACGAGTGACGTGAGCGTCGGCCCCTTCGGAACCGACTTCACCATCGAGCGGGGAGGACGGTTCTTCACGGTGCGGACACCCCTGATCGGCGAGCATCAGGCGTGGAACACCGCCACCGCGATCGCGATGGTGCGGGCCGCGGGCGCCGCATACTCCGTCCCGCTGGACCGGTGCGCGGATGCGCTGCGCGACGTCGTTCTGCCGGGCCGGCTCGACAGACGCGGAAAGTTCGTCTTCGACGTCGCGCACAACCCTGCCGGCGTCACCGTGCTCGTGTCGGCGCTGGCGAGGATGGGGATCGAGCGACCCCTGGCGGCGGTGGTCGGCGTTCTCTCAGACAAGGACTGGCGCGGGATGATCGACCGGCTCGCGCCGGTGGTTGACGAGCTCATTCTCACCACGCCTCCCACGGCGCCGGCGAACCGGCGCTGGGATCCAGCCGCGGCCGCGGACTATGCGAGCGCCCTCGGCGCGAGCGCGTCAGCCGTGCCCGATTTGGCCGAGGCGCTCGCGCTGGCCGGCGATCGCGGCAGCACGGTACTGGTCACCGGTTCGTTTCATACCGTCGGAGACGCGATGTCGTGCTTGCAGCTGTCTCCAATGGCCGCGTAG
- the accD gene encoding acetyl-CoA carboxylase, carboxyltransferase subunit beta, with protein MAWFRKERKPRQPRRERLEIPADTWEKCEACGHTDLREKFERNLNVCPNCDFHRRIRAGDYLAILLDEDTAEETEVDLKSTDPLSFPEYTARLAKATAKAGDGDAILTATGQLGGMPIGVGAMDFAFMGGSMGSVVGEKIARLGQKSLERKFPLVIVSASGGARMQEGVLSLMQMAKAAAILSQLAERRIPYVSILTNPTTGGVSASYAMLGDAILAEPGAVIGFAGPRVIKQTIGQDLPEGFQTAEFLLEHGMVDAVVHRRDLKQTVGTLLRHMSGKPAASGWTES; from the coding sequence GTGGCGTGGTTCCGGAAGGAGAGAAAGCCCCGCCAGCCCAGGCGAGAGCGGCTCGAGATACCGGCCGACACGTGGGAGAAATGTGAGGCGTGCGGCCACACCGACCTGCGCGAGAAGTTCGAGCGCAACCTCAACGTCTGTCCCAACTGCGACTTCCACCGGCGGATCCGCGCGGGAGACTACCTGGCGATCCTGCTCGACGAAGACACCGCCGAGGAGACCGAGGTCGACCTCAAGTCCACCGATCCTCTCAGCTTTCCCGAGTACACCGCGCGACTCGCGAAGGCGACGGCGAAGGCCGGCGACGGCGACGCCATTCTCACCGCGACCGGACAGCTCGGCGGGATGCCGATCGGGGTCGGCGCGATGGACTTCGCGTTCATGGGCGGCTCGATGGGCTCCGTGGTCGGCGAGAAGATCGCGCGGCTCGGGCAGAAGTCGCTGGAGCGCAAGTTTCCCCTGGTGATCGTGTCGGCGTCGGGCGGGGCGCGCATGCAGGAAGGCGTGCTCTCGCTCATGCAGATGGCCAAGGCCGCGGCGATCCTGTCGCAGCTCGCGGAGCGGCGCATCCCCTACGTGTCGATCCTCACCAATCCCACGACGGGCGGAGTGAGCGCCAGCTACGCGATGCTCGGGGACGCGATCCTGGCGGAGCCAGGCGCGGTGATCGGATTCGCCGGGCCGCGCGTGATCAAGCAGACGATCGGGCAGGACCTGCCCGAGGGATTCCAGACCGCGGAGTTCCTGCTGGAGCACGGGATGGTGGACGCGGTGGTGCATCGCCGCGATCTCAAGCAGACGGTCGGCACGCTTCTCCGGCACATGAGCGGCAAGCCCGCCGCGAGCGGATGGACTGAGAGCTGA
- a CDS encoding sigma-70 family RNA polymerase sigma factor, whose protein sequence is MPSTSLACHDAYVYLTANDSSDHSSDLVQRARSGEHAAFEELYRAHSPRVFALCVRLSAGDRVAATALLQDVFIAAWRGLPSFRGDAPVTSWLHRLAVNAMLQNARSDKRRSARVLFMEDPAISGAESRADRPDIAMDLEDAIARLPAGARTAFVLHDIEGYQHNEIAEQLGVVVGTVKAQVHRARGLLMKSLNR, encoded by the coding sequence ATGCCTTCGACCTCACTGGCTTGCCATGACGCCTACGTGTACCTGACGGCGAACGACAGTTCTGATCATAGCTCGGACCTTGTCCAGCGCGCGCGCAGCGGCGAGCACGCCGCGTTCGAGGAGCTGTACCGCGCGCATTCGCCGCGGGTGTTCGCGCTGTGCGTCCGGCTGTCGGCCGGCGACCGGGTCGCCGCCACGGCGCTGCTGCAGGACGTGTTCATCGCCGCGTGGCGCGGGCTGCCGAGCTTTCGCGGGGACGCGCCCGTCACCTCGTGGCTGCACCGGTTGGCGGTCAACGCGATGCTGCAGAACGCGCGGTCGGACAAGCGCCGGTCCGCGCGCGTGCTGTTCATGGAGGATCCCGCGATATCCGGCGCGGAGAGCAGGGCCGACCGGCCGGACATAGCGATGGATCTCGAAGACGCGATCGCGCGGTTGCCGGCCGGCGCCCGAACGGCCTTTGTGTTGCACGACATCGAAGGGTACCAGCACAACGAGATCGCCGAACAGCTGGGCGTGGTGGTCGGGACCGTGAAAGCGCAGGTGCACCGGGCTCGTGGACTTCTAATGAAGAGCTTGAATCGATGA